The Nostoc sp. NIES-3756 DNA window CGGCTGTAATCGATGCTGACAGCGTTTTTTTCGGAACAATTAAACTAGGGTTTTGCAGTACAGCTAAGTCGCGGGTTATATCTGGTGATCTTCTAATCACTCGCCGCGATTGTTTAGTATGTTCCACAACTAAAGAACTACTATCCCAGTCTACGTAGATAGCTATATCCTCAGACTTATTTTCAATAGTTATTGAGAGTTCTTTCACATCATCATAAGAGTTTGATGAACCGAATTTGAAGGATATAGCAATTTTGTCGTCTAGTTCTTGCTGTTTTAATTGGTCATCAACGACAGATTTTTTAAAATCATATTTGATGCGATCATCGATGGATGCAAGCATCTGGTTAAATACATAAGATATACCAATAATATAAATTGTTAAAACAAGTAAATTCTGGTCGGTATTCCTCATACTTAAAATATAAACTCCCTATAATAATTTTTATTAAGTAACTCGTTTCTAATGTTAAATATTTAATCACGGGTAATCGTGGAAGAATTTTCTAACCAGCCTCGTTTCCAAAAAAAGAATACTAATGCAGAGGCGATCGCCGCCATTCCCAGTAAGCACAGTGGATAACCCCAGTACCAATTCAACTCAGGCATATTGTAGGGCGATTTTTCAGTATTGAAGTTCATTCCGTAGATACCAGCAACAAAAGTTAGGGGAATAAAGATTGAGGAAACCACTGTCAGTAGTTTCATCACCTCATTCATTTTGTTACTGACTGCTGATAAATACACATCCATTAAGCCAGAGGCTAACTCTCGGTAGGTTTCCACCATATCCATTACTTGCACAGCATGGTCATAACAATCTCTTAGATATGTTTGTACCTCATCGCTAATTAGGTTACTGCGATCGCGGATTAAAGCATTAATCGCATCTCGTTGGGGCCAAATAGCACGACGCAATTGCAGTAATTCTCGCCTTACTTGATAAATTTTTTGCAGTGTTTGGCGAGTAGGACTAACAATTACTTCCTCCTCTAAGTCCTCCAGTTCTTCCCCATAACGTTCTAAAACAGGGAAAAAACCATCAATAATGGCATCAATCAAGGCGTAAGCCAAATGATCAGCTTTTTGGCGGCGAATAATTCCCTTAGCTTTTTCAATCCTTGAGCGCACTCCCTCAAAGCAATCATGTTCAGGTTCTTCTTGTATAGTTAACAAGTAATGTTTTCCCAAAATTAAACTTACTTGCTCACTATAAAAACCGCGACCTCTTTCTTTTGGTACTACCATCCGGGCAATAAATAACAATTGATCATCAAAGTCTTCTAATTTAGGACGTTCCGATACATTCACCACATCTTCCAAAACCAGAGGTGGTAACTCAAATACTTTGCCCAATCTCTCTAATATGTCCTGACTACCCAAACCTTGGACATCCACCCAACTTACAGATTCTGTATCCAAATATGGGATACATTCTTCCGGCGTTGTCAGTTGTTGGTGAGTAAAATTAGTTTGGCTATAGTCAATTAGATAAATTTCTGGCGGCGGCGCATCTTCATCAATAATGATGGTTCCAGGTACAGTTCCTGGATAGTGATAGAACTCATCTTTATAAGATGGTTTGGTAACTACCTTGGCAAAGCGACGAAGTTTTCTAATCATGTAGACCTCTTGGGGATTGGAAATTGGGATGCTTCGAGTTCAGAGGCTCAAGTTTCAGGCTTAGAATCTCAACGTTCTCGTTCTGAACCTCAAAATTCTAGTTATAAACCAGAACAATCTCACTTCAAACTAAATTCATCTCACTTGAAACTAGAACAATCTCATTTGAAACTAGAACAATCTCACTTGAAACTAGAACCATCTCATTTAAAACTAGAACAATCTCATTTAAAACTAGATTCATCTCACTTGAACCTAGATTCATCTCTTTTGAACCTAGATTCATCTTTTTCAAACTATAATTCTTCCTTTCTCCCTGTTCCCCTCCGGGAAGGGGGCTAGGGGCGGGTTACTCCCCACTCTCCATTCGGCGCGGTAAACTGTTGGAATTGATAAAGTTAAGCTACGCAAAATTAAAAGCAGAGTCCTATGCCTGGGTTTTTATTGGAAGTTGGAACAGAAGAATTACCTGCAAGCTTTCTGAGTGGAGCCATTACACAGTGGCGATCGCGCATTCCCCAAAGTTTAGCAGCTAATAGTTTAGCGAGTGAATCTGTAGAAGTATACGGTACTCCCCGACGTTTGGCTGTACTGATTACAGGTTTACCATCCCAACAGCAAGACCGGGAAGAGGAAATCAAAGGCCCACCAGCCCAAGCGGCTTTTAAAGATGGTCAACCAACCCAGGCGGCTGTGGGTTTTGCCAAAAGGCAAGGTGTAGAATTAGAGGCGTTGGAAGTTCGCCCCACGGATAAGGGAGAGTTTGTCTTTGTACAAAAGAAAACTCCAGGCCGTCCTGTGGCAGACATTCTCACCGAACTTGTACCCGAATGGATTTATAACTTAGAAGGTAAGCGCTTGATGCGTTGGGGTGATGGGGATGTGAGATTTTCCCGCCCCATTCGCTGGCTAGTAGCGTTGTTAGATGAGGCGATTTTGTCAATTGAATTGGTGAATGGTTCCCTGAGTGTGAAAAGCGATCGCATTTCCTACGGTCATCGGGTTCTGCATCCCGAACCACTGACAATTCCCCAAGCAAGCGATTATGTAAATACACTACGTTCTGGTTATGTGGCTGTAGATGCAAAAGAACGCACAGCAACAATTCAAGAACAAGTGCAAGCCACCGTGCATAAATTAGATGGATATACAGAACTTTATCCAGATTTGTTAGAGGAAGTTACTAATTTAGTAGAGTGGCCTTCCCCAGTTGTCGGTAAATTTGAATCAGAGTTTTTAAACTTACCAACTGAAGTTACAACCACAGTTATGGTAAGTCACCAGCGTTATTTTCCTGTATTCAAAACAAGCGATAACAAAGAACTTTTACCTTATTTTGTAACGGTTTCTAACGGCGACCCTAGCAAATCAGCAACTATTGCTGCGGGTAATGAAAAAGTAATTCGGGCAAGATTGGCAGATGGACAGTTTTTCTACAAAACCGATTTATCTAAAAGTTTAGAAAGTTATTTACCCCAATTAGAAACAGTCACCTTTCAAGAAGACTTAGGTTCTCTACGTGCCAAGGTAGAGAGAATTGTCAAGATTGCAGGGCAAATTACTAGCCAGTTGCAATTAAAAGAAGGTGATAACCAAAATATTCATAGGGCTGCTTTATTATGTAAGGCTGACTTAGTAACCCAAATGGTGTTTGAGTTCCCAGAACTACAGGGAATTATGGGACAAAAGTATGCTGTAGCTAGTGGAGAAAGTCCAGAAGTTGCTACGGCAATTTTTGAACATTATCTCCCACGCGGTGCAGACGACATCTTACCCGAAACCCTCACAGGTCAAGTAGTCGGTTTGGCGGATAGACTTGATACTTTAGTTAGTATTTTTGGCTTGGGATTAATTCCCAGTGGTTCATCTGACCCCTTTGCTTTGCGCCGCGCCGCTAACGCCATTGTTAACATTACTTGGGCGGCTAATTTACAAATCAACTTAGCTACTCTACTCCAACAAATCGCCGCCGATTTTGCCGCACAATACAACAAAGATGCTGCACAGTTAACTACAGCCTTAAACGAGTTCTTTTTACAACGCATCCGCACCTTACTACAAGAAGAAAAACAAATCGACTACGACTTGGTGAATGCAGTGTTGGGAGAGAATGACCCAGAGTATACAGAAAGGGCGTTACAAGATTTATTAGATGTACGCGATCGCGCCTTATACCTGCAACAAATCCGCCGCGACGGTACACTAGATAAAATCTACGAAACCGTAAACCGTTCTACCAGACTAGCAGCCCAAGGCGATTTAGATACCGCACAGTTAGACCCCACTTCTGTTGTCAATCCCCAACTGTTTCAAAAGCCTTCGGAGTCAGCATTTTACGATGCTTTAGTCCAGCTAGTACCCCAAACTCAAGCAGCCCAACAGTCACGCAATTATCAACTGTTAGTTGCAGGTTTAGCAAATATTGCGCCTACTGTAAGTAAGTTCTTTGATGGGCCGGATAGTGTGTTAGTCATCGATCCCGACCCAGATATTAAGCGCAATCGGTTACATTTACTAGGATTACTGCGGAATCATGCGCGGGTGTTAGCTGACTTTGGGGCGATAGTAAAAAATCTGTAGCATAAAGCAATAAAAAGAGGTGTAATTTTTGCCAATTAAGCGCTACTATTATGAGTGCTTAACCAGGGAACTCTGCCTCAGTCTATGTCCAAAGCCCATGTAGTTGGATTAGGAAAGTCCGGTGTTGCTGCGGCGAGATTGTTAAAAAGGGATGGTTGGGAGGTAGTTTTGAGCGATCGCAACACCTCCGAAACCCTCCTTAAACAACAACAAGAACTCGCCCAAGAACAAATCACCGTTAAATTAGGGTATTCACTAGAGTTAGTGGAAGGTAATTTACCCGATTTAATTGTTGTGAGTCCGGGTGTTCCTTGGGACATTCCCGCGTTAGTCAAGGCGCGGGAATTGGGTATAGAAACTATCGGCGAAATGGAATTAGCTTGGCGGTATTTAAAGCAACTACCTTGGGTAGCAATCACTGGGACTAACGGCAAAACCACCACCACTGCCTTAATCGCCGCTATTTTCCAAGCAGCCGGATTCGATGCCCCCGCCTGCGGTAACATCGGCTATGCAGCTTGCGAAGTCGCCTTAGCCCAAAAAGCCCCCGATTGGGTAATCGGGGAAATTAGCAGCTATCAAATAGAATCTTCCTCCACCCTCGCCCCCCGCATTAGTATCTGGACGACCTTCACCCCAGATCACCTTGCCCGTCATAAGACATTAGAAAATTATTACGACATCAAAGCCAAGTTGTTACGTCAATCCCAATTACAAGTATTCAATGGGGATGATGCTTACTTAAATAAGATAGGTAATAGTCATTGGCCGGAAGCTTATTGGACAAGTGTGAAAGGTAAAGCACACTTGCTTAGTGACAAAGGCTTTTACATTGAAGATGGTTGGGTTGTGGAAAAATTACAACCAGACTCCCCACCTCAAAAAATTGTCGAAGCCTCAGCTTTACGGATGGTAGGGGCGCATAACCAGCAAAATCTCCTCATGGCAGTAGCCGCAGCCCGGTTAGCAAATATTCCCCCCGATGCCATTGACAAAGCTGTGCGACAATTCCCCGGTGTTCCTCATCGCTTAGAACATATCTGCACCTGGGAAGGCATCGACTTTATCAACGACAGCAAAGCCACTAACTACGATGCGGCAGAAGTGGGACTAGCATCTGTGAACAATCCAACAGTTTTGATTGCTGGCGGTGAAGCCAAACCAGGGGATGATACAGCTTGGTTGGCGAAAATCCAAGCGCAAACCTCAGATGTATTACTTATTGGTAGCGCCGCACCAGCATTTGCCCAACGTTTACAAGAAGTCGGCTATACCAATTATGAAATAGTAGAGACGATGGATAAGGCTGTATTGCGATCGCTCGAATTAGCCAAACAACATCATGCACCCGTAGTCTTGCTATCTCCAGCCTGCGCCAGCTTCGACCAGTACCCTAATTTTGAAGCCAGGGGCGACCATTTTCGGCAGTTGTGTTTGGAATTGTTAAAAGTGGGGAATGAGAAGTAATCAATTCAATCAGCTTTAGACTGAGCAATAGTTAGTGAAGGACGTTGCCAAAAATATATAATCAGTCCCCAAAATGGTACAAGTCTTACTATCCATAAAACTTGTTCATTATGCCATTGGCGACGTGCCATATCATCTTTAACTAGCCATGACTGAAACAGCCAAAATACTAACATATCTATTAAAAAAGAATATGCTAGTCGGTCAGTGAACAATAAATTTAATAAAGCTTCCCAGCGTGTTGGCAAATCACCATATTCAGGGCGTGCGAATCCCGCCCAAATGCAACAAAGCACAAAAACTAAAGCTAAAACTGAGGTAAAAATTCGACTTTCTCCCACTTTTTCTGCAATTGTTAAATCATTTGTTGACACTTGAGGATTTGGTTGCCGTAATCCCAACCAAGGTAGAAAAAATAAGTTAGTGAGAAATGCTGTGCCTATTAAAAAGGGAATGATTGAAAATCTTTGATTGCGCCCATCAATTACAAAACCCCAAAACAATAATCCCCAAGTCACCACAATATTAAATAATCCCTCTAGTGCTGGGTTGTTAACTGGCGCTTCAGTTGGAGAAATGAGCGGCAAGACAAACCAAAAATTCCAGCTTAAATCTATAATTTCTTGTAATGTTTGAGATGTGATGTGTAACAGTGATAACCCTGGAGGTAAATCACTTAATAATAAATAGCCAATATAAATTAACCATACAGTCCATATTAATATTCTTGATAAAGTTAGTGATATATCTTTTTTGAGAAAGTTAGGAGACTTGATCATGATTGTTTTAATTGGTTAAATATCAATTTATCATTTCTCAAGTCTTGTGTTAATATGTGAGGCGATCGCTCTTTTACCTCCAGCAAACTAATTTTGATGGACTCGCTCAAGTAACCAAATGGAAGCGATCGCACCGACAAAATGAGCAGCAATACCATTAATATTTGCCATCATCACAAACACATCCAATGCCCGGATAATTTTGTTGGGGTCAGTAATCGCTACGCCTGGTGGTTGGGAGATAGATTTTGCTATGAATACGCTTAAAGTTGCACCACTACCTATTAAGGTTAATAATATCCCCACTAAACTGACGATGATAGCTAATCTAATAGCTGTAGTTGTGTCCGCTTTACTGGGATGCAAAGCAGGATTAGGATTTGCCAAACGCTTACCGATACGAGTGTAACGAAAATCCCAATACACGCTAAATAACAAGGCTATAACACCACATACAGCCCAAAAAACCCCAATGCCCAAACCGGTATTTGGTTGATCTGTAAAAGCGCGACCAGTAAAGGCGAATAGCAAAGTTAAACCAGCGA harbors:
- the corA gene encoding magnesium/cobalt transporter CorA, whose product is MIRKLRRFAKVVTKPSYKDEFYHYPGTVPGTIIIDEDAPPPEIYLIDYSQTNFTHQQLTTPEECIPYLDTESVSWVDVQGLGSQDILERLGKVFELPPLVLEDVVNVSERPKLEDFDDQLLFIARMVVPKERGRGFYSEQVSLILGKHYLLTIQEEPEHDCFEGVRSRIEKAKGIIRRQKADHLAYALIDAIIDGFFPVLERYGEELEDLEEEVIVSPTRQTLQKIYQVRRELLQLRRAIWPQRDAINALIRDRSNLISDEVQTYLRDCYDHAVQVMDMVETYRELASGLMDVYLSAVSNKMNEVMKLLTVVSSIFIPLTFVAGIYGMNFNTEKSPYNMPELNWYWGYPLCLLGMAAIASALVFFFWKRGWLENSSTITRD
- the glyS gene encoding glycine--tRNA ligase subunit beta, with amino-acid sequence MPGFLLEVGTEELPASFLSGAITQWRSRIPQSLAANSLASESVEVYGTPRRLAVLITGLPSQQQDREEEIKGPPAQAAFKDGQPTQAAVGFAKRQGVELEALEVRPTDKGEFVFVQKKTPGRPVADILTELVPEWIYNLEGKRLMRWGDGDVRFSRPIRWLVALLDEAILSIELVNGSLSVKSDRISYGHRVLHPEPLTIPQASDYVNTLRSGYVAVDAKERTATIQEQVQATVHKLDGYTELYPDLLEEVTNLVEWPSPVVGKFESEFLNLPTEVTTTVMVSHQRYFPVFKTSDNKELLPYFVTVSNGDPSKSATIAAGNEKVIRARLADGQFFYKTDLSKSLESYLPQLETVTFQEDLGSLRAKVERIVKIAGQITSQLQLKEGDNQNIHRAALLCKADLVTQMVFEFPELQGIMGQKYAVASGESPEVATAIFEHYLPRGADDILPETLTGQVVGLADRLDTLVSIFGLGLIPSGSSDPFALRRAANAIVNITWAANLQINLATLLQQIAADFAAQYNKDAAQLTTALNEFFLQRIRTLLQEEKQIDYDLVNAVLGENDPEYTERALQDLLDVRDRALYLQQIRRDGTLDKIYETVNRSTRLAAQGDLDTAQLDPTSVVNPQLFQKPSESAFYDALVQLVPQTQAAQQSRNYQLLVAGLANIAPTVSKFFDGPDSVLVIDPDPDIKRNRLHLLGLLRNHARVLADFGAIVKNL
- the murD gene encoding UDP-N-acetylmuramoyl-L-alanine--D-glutamate ligase is translated as MSKAHVVGLGKSGVAAARLLKRDGWEVVLSDRNTSETLLKQQQELAQEQITVKLGYSLELVEGNLPDLIVVSPGVPWDIPALVKARELGIETIGEMELAWRYLKQLPWVAITGTNGKTTTTALIAAIFQAAGFDAPACGNIGYAACEVALAQKAPDWVIGEISSYQIESSSTLAPRISIWTTFTPDHLARHKTLENYYDIKAKLLRQSQLQVFNGDDAYLNKIGNSHWPEAYWTSVKGKAHLLSDKGFYIEDGWVVEKLQPDSPPQKIVEASALRMVGAHNQQNLLMAVAAARLANIPPDAIDKAVRQFPGVPHRLEHICTWEGIDFINDSKATNYDAAEVGLASVNNPTVLIAGGEAKPGDDTAWLAKIQAQTSDVLLIGSAAPAFAQRLQEVGYTNYEIVETMDKAVLRSLELAKQHHAPVVLLSPACASFDQYPNFEARGDHFRQLCLELLKVGNEK
- a CDS encoding DUF3611 family protein, with amino-acid sequence MEAESETRSHTLEHTSLSPKLYSIANTIRLTGWITFWVQLGLAVVAGLTLLFAFTGRAFTDQPNTGLGIGVFWAVCGVIALLFSVYWDFRYTRIGKRLANPNPALHPSKADTTTAIRLAIIVSLVGILLTLIGSGATLSVFIAKSISQPPGVAITDPNKIIRALDVFVMMANINGIAAHFVGAIASIWLLERVHQN